The DNA sequence gcaaatatataaatattgcatTACTTTAATCAGTGGGCCATAGGGTCAATCACCATTGTGTTACCTCCTTCAGTAATAGTGACTTAACAGACAAGATTACAGCTTTACAGTTAAAGCTTACAATTAATTTATAACAAAACTTAATATATAATCAGCCTGTAAattgtattttcaaaataaaactgtttgTCTATTAGTTAATTTTATTCAGTTCTACCATTACATCAAACTTAACAAGAACCTGGCCACCTTGTTTAACTGCACTGGTTGAGGTATTTTACCAACATGCTAGTGTTAGCTAACGGACTCCAGGCTGAAGCCAAGCACGGTGCAGTACAGAtatttgtgattgttttttttatttctacccAAAATTTGACAGCACAACAAATTATTACGCATATTATCAAAACTGACCTCCTAACCCTGGCAGTGTCAATGTTTTGCTCTAGCAAATGAGCTGGCTGCTATATGAACAGGCCATGTTTTCTCCTACAGAGGGCGCTGCCTCTTGCTGATGAACTTGATGACAGCCCAACCAAAGAGGAAGGAGACGCCTCTGGTAAGAGAAAGACCAGTTTACCTTGTGTCCACCTGGTAAAGAGCATACAATTTAAATCATAaggggaattaaaaaaaaactaccggCAATTGTTTTTAGTGGCTTTGAGTCAATCTGTTCATGATTTGAAGGTTTGGGAAAGATACTCAAAGACAAACTACAGATTTCTCAGAACAAGTTTatcaaaaatttaaaataactaACTGGGAACGTGGAACATCAAGGAGTAATGGATCAATGGATCGGAGGGGTTTGAAAGTAGAATAGGAACTGAGGAGACTGGAGATGTAAGTTGATGCCAGTCCAAGCAGgccattaaaaacaaataatctaAATATCAATaaatctatactttactggtaATCAGTGTAGAGAGGCCagtactagggctgcacaatatgaggaaaatatctaattgcgattatttttgactgatattgagatatgattcacaatattggagggaatgatcgctatagtatcattattctcattttcattgaaaatgattaacattgaaagaaattaaattgattatagtgtgatctgtaccaaacaaagattttttctttagtctgtaggatacaatTTGTAGGCCAGGacttctctgcagcaccacaatacttaattcagaatggtttgacacatattttgccattaACAAACATTGCGCCcccccccctgcgatttggatattgcactagtccatattgcgatttcgatacaattgtgattaattgtgcagccctagccaATATATGGGAGATTTAGCTTCTTCTTAGTACCAGCCCTCGCGTCTGCATTTTGAACTACAGTAGCTGCATGTGAGCTTGGGAGGACTGACTGTCAcatatacattacattattttaaaatggcTGCTATTCatcacaattatttattttgcaatttACAATTCTTTCAAACTACAGTAGAAAAATGTGAATTCAACTGAATTATTTGGCATTTCGTGTGTCAAATGAAACAGGTATGATTATAGCTGATCAGCCAACAGAAAATTTAATTGGcaaatattttgataatcgattttttttttaaacaaaaataccAAACACACTACTTAGCCCTGCTTTTTCTTTCCACTGTTTGATGAACTGAATGTTTTGGGATTTTGGTAGGTTTTACAAAAAACAAGATTTGAACCCATTACTTTGACAATATTGTATTCCCTGACATTGAATAGGCAACCATTAATCGAGAATATAACGCACTGCTGTGACTACAGATTATTCTGAAAAAAGGCTTGATGTTTGTGTGGTGCCTTTGTGTTGCAGACCTGCCCACCTGcctgctttgtgtgtgtctgactggtTCAGTATATTGTGAGGAGGTCAGTCCAGACATGACCACCGTTCCCAGCTTGCCAAAAGAGACGACCTACCTTTATGCCCGCTTCAACAAGATCAAAAAGATCAGCACCAAAGACTTTGCTGACACAGGTAAGCCTGGAACTGTCTCCATCACAACCGATTGATTGCTCAGCCAAGTTATTCCAGCCGTGCTCACAAAGACTATAAGTTGGCGGTGAATGCTTTGTCCATTTTTGTCTTGTTCTTTGATTAATAGGTCTTGATTGAAATGTTATCAATTTCAATCAATTACAATTCTTAGTCAATGTCCTCATTTAGGATCCTTGTGGCCTCAGAGTAGAAGCTCCTCTTGAGCTTTTTAGTGCTGGCCTGGTGTATCCGGTTCTTTCAGACCAACAGGAAGAAAAAGCTCTTTCCCTGGTAGTTTAGATTTTAAATGATTCTCCTAGCCATTCTCTTGCAGTGCCTGGTGTAATTGTTCTTTACGCAGGGTAGGACACCGCCTATTGTAACTTCTGCCGAACAAACTAAGTGAGATGTCCAAAATGGCTACAACTGTAATAAAAGTTTTTTCCATCCAACTGtaataacatttttattcatcTATCAACAGTGAGTCTGAAGAGGATTGACCTGACGGGAAACCTGATCTCAGAGATTGAAGATGGGGCATTCTCTAAGCTAATGGACCTGGAGGAATTGTCTCTGGCTGATAACAGATTGGTCAAACTTCCTATGCTCCCTGCTGCCAAACTCAAATCCTTCAATGCCAACAATAACCTCCTCAAAACCAAGGGTGTCAAAGCTAATGCTTTCAAGGTACATATCATCACCTCTCCCAACTTTTTCAATTAAGAATACCCCAACCCAATCTTAAGGATAGGGACTGGGGCAAATCAAGGAATTTTAGAAAAATTAACAACCATTTTTCTATCATAAGTGAGTGAGCTtcaaaaatgcatttgtttttacaaaagctTCAATGATATAGCCAAACTGACAGTGAGCCACGATAGCTCTGCTCAGCAACGTAATGCTGAAAATGAAGGCAGGCTCTCCAAATCATGTACTGAACAGTGTCCTGTGAATCTCTTCTCTGTGCAAATATTTTAGAAGATCGTACATACTATGCAACAACACTTTAGATTGCTGTACATTATAGGAAAGCTTGGATGGAGCCCATATTTTCTTACTGCACAGTTATCAAACATCTACATGAGTTAGTTTGACAGTTTGggaaatttgtttattttttttgtcccatGAGTGACATGAGAAGTATGTGGTTTTAGGGTAAATTACATGTTGGAACTCTTTCTTGACAGTATATCCATCCGCCTTCTGTGCAGCAGCTCCGGCTATAGCACAGGTCACCAGATACCGTTGGTGAGCAAAGGTTTTGGTCTCGGCACAGACATGATGGTACCATACCTGGCAACCTCAGTATGGCGACAAGGCATCAGGAAGTTGTACACAATAATTACATCTCAGGAAGCTGTACTCAGTCACTACACCTGGCTGTTGTTCAACAGGAAACTCCCTCTAAAACCTGCAGTAAAACGTTGTTTTGTGTAATTGTTATTAGTGAGTCTTTATACAAAGCCGACCACATCCGCTTGATACTTGTAAAGACATAAGACTGATAATCTTTCCATCTTAATCAcacaaaaggaaaataaaaaaaaaagcataattcccaaaatgttaatGGATCGATATAACGCACAACTTGGCTATTCCTGAAGTATATCTGGTCTATAGCTTGGTATATTTGCAAGTACACTTTCACTTCCCAAACAGGGGTAGGACAACTAATAGCTCAGGACTGGGTCTCCATTGTGTGAATTTGTTTCCCCAACAGAAAATGACCAAGTTGGCAAACCTGTTCTTGGCCGACAACCAGCTGGAAGCTATTCCACACATCCCAGACGGTGTTCGGCTCTTACATCTACaggtttgtatttatttatttttgctagAACTTAGTGTGcgatatattaattattattacagGACAAATCTTTATACCTGATACTGAGGATTTTGAATCAACCAGCTTAGATTTTATTCACTCGGTTACATTCTTGGCATTGTTACCATTTCCTCCAGAACAACAACATCACTGAGGTCAACGTAGACACCTTCTGCAGGTCCAATGACACCTACTACTTACGGCTGAGCCTCAATGAGGTCCGTTTGGACGGCAACCCCGTGCTGCTGTCTAAGTATCCCGACAGCTTCACCTGTATGAAGGTACTGCCTATCGGACGGTACCGCTGAGACAGAAACTTTACTGTAGCCCCTTTGTTGCTGATGAAGCAGTTTTCCCACAGCAGAGTGCTGTGGGGATACCGTGACGTTATGGATTTTGGGGTGCTGATCCCATGGTGGGGATAAAGGTGTCAATGTTTTTACTTCAGCAAACCTACAAACAGCTTGTGACATTGTCAGGTCGAAATGAAACCATTCACTGGACTGAAGTTGTAGAATTGAAGGAGTTTCTATACTCTGGCCTTTTTCAGTTCCAATGACCGGTGGGGAATTTAAACGTCTGCATGAAGTTGCACATGGTAGTTGTTAAGAGCTACAGTCACACGAACTGGTGCAAAACCACCTGAGAAGGGGTGTAAAGGCTTCGATAGGCTTCAACAAACTAGTTTGTCTGACCATGTTTAAAATCAGCGTTTCTACTAGTTGTATATATCCTCGCTGAAAGGCAGGGGGAAAGGCCTGCTTTGTCCTTTGAATCATGTTGTAGTATCGATACATTAAATCATACAAAAAGGAATAGGGgcacacactttcagacagaCAATCTCTCGTCTAAGGAATGTATGATGTTTACAAGAAAAGTGATGAAAGAGCTTGAGAAAGAAGTTCAAACCATGTCTACTTCCACACACCTGGCCAATCC is a window from the Perca flavescens isolate YP-PL-M2 chromosome 4, PFLA_1.0, whole genome shotgun sequence genome containing:
- the ogna gene encoding osteoglycin, paralog a encodes the protein MKALLFTCMLVPWLVAASARRFDQDSQLIPRSLPGRELSGYFGDHLKSSRARRALPLADELDDSPTKEEGDASDLPTCLLCVCLTGSVYCEEVSPDMTTVPSLPKETTYLYARFNKIKKISTKDFADTVSLKRIDLTGNLISEIEDGAFSKLMDLEELSLADNRLVKLPMLPAAKLKSFNANNNLLKTKGVKANAFKKMTKLANLFLADNQLEAIPHIPDGVRLLHLQNNNITEVNVDTFCRSNDTYYLRLSLNEVRLDGNPVLLSKYPDSFTCMKVLPIGRYR